In Lacrimispora indolis DSM 755, a genomic segment contains:
- a CDS encoding AraC family transcriptional regulator, with amino-acid sequence MQSTKILTDESMMELVPHGSSTFPFQYYYEDVGKFDNQCIDWHWHKEFELVSVTEGILQCSVGNINHILEAGDGIFINSGVIHRFLSAGTAVIPNVLFASDFIAPESSSIHEKYLLPFLTSGISHFVLKSNTPWQKDVLFSLIRLYYLCEHPGPAWELEAHTLVCQVWQSLFEHRQEFPTMENTGITRISQARFKGMTCFIEENYRKKITLEDIAASVGVSKREALRCFHCSVPLSPMEYLNKYRLHQAWKLLLHTDRSITDIAEHTGFESTSYFDRLFKREFHITPRKHRNSSKNS; translated from the coding sequence ATGCAAAGCACGAAAATACTCACCGACGAATCCATGATGGAGCTTGTCCCCCACGGTTCCTCCACGTTTCCCTTTCAATATTATTACGAGGATGTAGGAAAATTTGATAACCAATGCATTGACTGGCACTGGCATAAGGAATTTGAGCTGGTATCCGTAACAGAAGGGATCCTCCAGTGCTCCGTGGGAAACATCAATCACATACTGGAAGCCGGAGATGGGATATTCATCAATTCCGGCGTCATTCACCGCTTTCTCTCAGCCGGAACAGCGGTCATCCCAAACGTTTTGTTTGCATCTGATTTCATTGCACCGGAAAGCAGCTCCATTCACGAAAAATACCTCCTTCCCTTTCTCACCTCAGGCATTTCCCACTTTGTGCTGAAGAGTAACACTCCCTGGCAGAAAGACGTTCTCTTCTCTCTTATAAGGCTGTATTACTTATGTGAACATCCCGGACCGGCCTGGGAGCTGGAAGCCCATACCCTGGTCTGCCAGGTCTGGCAAAGCCTGTTTGAACACAGACAGGAATTTCCCACCATGGAGAATACGGGAATAACCAGGATCTCTCAGGCCCGTTTTAAGGGCATGACCTGTTTTATTGAGGAAAACTACCGAAAAAAAATCACCCTGGAGGACATCGCCGCATCAGTGGGCGTAAGTAAACGGGAAGCCCTCCGCTGCTTTCATTGCTCGGTCCCTTTATCCCCTATGGAATACTTAAATAAATACCGGCTCCATCAGGCCTGGAAGCTGCTTCTTCACACGGACCGTTCCATTACCGACATTGCGGAGCATACCGGATTTGAAAGCACCAGCTATTTTGACCGCCTGTTTAAAAGAGAATTTCATATCACCCCCAGAAAACACCGAAACAGTTCCAAAAACTCATGA
- a CDS encoding TfoX/Sxy family protein gives MGELSKLPNIGKEVERQLNETGIFTYEELKETGTEQAWLKIQAMDSSACIHRLYGLEGAIQGIKKSLLPQKRKEELKEFYNFHKL, from the coding sequence ATGGGAGAATTATCAAAGCTTCCGAATATTGGAAAAGAAGTGGAACGGCAGTTAAATGAAACCGGAATCTTTACTTATGAAGAATTAAAGGAAACAGGCACAGAACAGGCTTGGCTGAAGATCCAGGCCATGGACTCCTCCGCCTGCATCCACCGTCTCTATGGCCTGGAAGGAGCCATACAGGGGATTAAAAAAAGCCTCCTGCCTCAGAAGAGGAAGGAAGAATTAAAGGAATTTTACAATTTTCACAAATTATAA
- a CDS encoding type I phosphomannose isomerase catalytic subunit, whose protein sequence is MEIRKDCPIRLTGSRAWRTYFGGKLLEQFHGEKNGEDDHFPEEWIASLVAARNAGREELTEGLSMLADRPSVSLKELIESDPAGYLGEEHAAQLGATLGVLVKLIDSAERLAVQVHPDKKKARELFHSEYGKTECWHILGGREIHGEKPYVYLGFRPGVTREHWKDCFLRQDIEAILQCLHRFEVQEGDTILIEGGVPHAIGAGCFLVEIQEPTDYTIRVERVTPSGYQVADSMCHQGLGFEKMFECFHYENFSEEEARKRWFIPAKLLKEEGKNRRIRLVGYEDTPCFSMEMLEVKDVMSMKQNGCSAAYVLEGRGKLLLGGKNAGQENGWQEEISQGDQFFLPTGTEELQWLAEEGSHLKLIQCFGPEIK, encoded by the coding sequence ATGGAAATAAGAAAAGACTGCCCCATTCGCCTGACAGGCTCCAGGGCCTGGCGGACCTATTTTGGGGGTAAACTATTGGAACAATTTCACGGGGAAAAGAATGGGGAAGATGATCATTTCCCGGAAGAATGGATTGCCTCTCTTGTGGCAGCCAGGAACGCCGGAAGGGAAGAATTGACAGAAGGCTTAAGCATGCTGGCAGACCGGCCGTCAGTGTCCTTGAAAGAGCTGATTGAATCAGATCCTGCCGGTTATCTGGGAGAGGAGCATGCCGCACAGCTGGGAGCAACCCTGGGGGTGCTGGTGAAGCTGATTGATTCGGCAGAGCGGCTGGCCGTTCAGGTGCATCCGGATAAAAAGAAGGCCAGAGAACTGTTTCATTCCGAATACGGGAAAACAGAATGCTGGCACATACTGGGCGGCAGGGAGATTCATGGAGAAAAACCTTATGTTTACCTTGGATTTCGTCCCGGTGTGACACGGGAGCATTGGAAGGACTGCTTCCTGCGTCAGGATATAGAAGCCATACTTCAGTGTCTTCACCGGTTTGAAGTACAGGAGGGGGATACCATTCTGATTGAAGGCGGTGTTCCTCATGCAATTGGTGCCGGCTGTTTTCTGGTGGAAATCCAGGAGCCGACTGATTATACCATACGGGTGGAGCGTGTGACCCCGTCAGGGTATCAGGTGGCTGATTCCATGTGCCACCAGGGACTGGGTTTTGAGAAAATGTTTGAATGCTTCCATTATGAAAATTTTTCAGAGGAGGAGGCCAGGAAACGGTGGTTCATTCCGGCAAAGCTTTTAAAAGAAGAGGGAAAAAACCGCCGGATCCGTCTGGTGGGATATGAAGACACCCCATGTTTTTCCATGGAAATGCTGGAAGTAAAAGACGTCATGAGCATGAAACAGAATGGCTGCAGCGCAGCTTATGTACTGGAGGGCAGGGGAAAACTGCTTTTAGGAGGAAAAAATGCCGGGCAGGAGAACGGCTGGCAGGAGGAGATCAGTCAGGGGGACCAGTTTTTTCTGCCAACGGGAACTGAGGAACTTCAGTGGCTGGCTGAAGAAGGAAGCCATTTAAAGCTTATCCAGTGTTTTGGGCCTGAAATAAAATAA
- a CDS encoding glycoside hydrolase family 1 protein translates to MDYVFPKGFLWGGASSGPQSEGGSSEGGRVKSEWDYWFEREPERFFDGVGPAVTSDFYHKYEEYIRKMRLAGVTSYRTSIQWSRVIKDCEGTVNEEGVKFYDDVINEMIANGIEPMMCLHHFDLPEYWVKKGGFENRETVFAFAKFAAVCFERFGDRVTYWTTFNEPVIIPETGYLYQRHYPAVCDAKKAANVGYHVQLASSLAVEEFRKSVCRGKIGIIINLTPTYCENPEREEDRKAADILDLIFNRSFLDPSVKGEYPEALTKLLKEEGILPQVMEGDLDIIRKNTVDYLGVNYYHPRRAKARTTPYEGPLMPEKYYEPYTFPGQKMNTSRGWEIYEPAIYDIAKNIKENYGNLPWYISENGMGIQGEEEFLDENGVVADDYRIEFIKGHLKYLHKAIEEGCNCFGYHLWAPFDCWSWINAYKNRYGLLRVDIYDNCKITMKKSGTWFKELSDRNGF, encoded by the coding sequence ATGGATTATGTATTTCCAAAGGGATTTTTATGGGGAGGAGCATCTTCCGGTCCCCAGTCAGAAGGCGGAAGCAGCGAAGGCGGACGTGTAAAATCGGAATGGGATTACTGGTTTGAAAGGGAACCGGAACGGTTTTTTGACGGAGTAGGACCGGCAGTGACATCCGATTTTTATCACAAATATGAAGAATACATCAGGAAGATGAGGCTGGCCGGTGTGACTTCCTACCGGACCTCCATTCAATGGAGCAGGGTGATTAAGGACTGTGAAGGAACTGTAAACGAAGAGGGAGTGAAATTCTATGATGATGTGATCAATGAAATGATTGCAAACGGAATAGAACCCATGATGTGCCTTCATCATTTTGACTTGCCGGAGTATTGGGTGAAAAAAGGCGGATTTGAGAACAGGGAAACCGTTTTTGCATTTGCAAAATTTGCTGCTGTTTGCTTTGAGCGGTTTGGGGACCGGGTAACATACTGGACTACCTTCAACGAACCGGTCATCATTCCGGAAACAGGGTACTTATATCAGAGACATTATCCTGCAGTATGTGACGCAAAGAAAGCGGCTAATGTGGGATATCATGTTCAGCTGGCCAGCAGCCTTGCAGTGGAAGAATTCCGTAAAAGCGTCTGCAGGGGTAAAATAGGCATTATCATCAACTTAACGCCAACCTATTGTGAAAATCCAGAAAGGGAAGAAGACCGGAAGGCTGCGGATATTCTGGATCTGATCTTTAACCGTTCCTTCCTGGATCCATCGGTGAAAGGTGAATATCCGGAGGCATTGACAAAGCTGCTGAAGGAGGAGGGGATTCTTCCCCAGGTGATGGAAGGGGATCTGGATATAATCCGTAAAAATACAGTGGATTATCTGGGCGTAAATTATTATCATCCAAGGCGGGCCAAAGCCAGGACTACCCCTTATGAGGGACCGCTGATGCCGGAAAAATATTATGAGCCTTATACCTTTCCAGGGCAGAAGATGAACACTTCCAGAGGCTGGGAGATTTATGAGCCGGCCATTTATGATATTGCAAAAAATATTAAGGAGAACTACGGAAATCTTCCATGGTACATATCAGAAAACGGAATGGGAATTCAGGGAGAAGAGGAGTTCTTAGATGAGAACGGTGTGGTGGCAGATGATTACCGGATCGAATTCATCAAGGGGCATTTGAAATACTTACATAAAGCCATAGAGGAAGGTTGTAATTGCTTTGGATATCATTTATGGGCGCCCTTTGACTGCTGGTCCTGGATCAATGCCTATAAGAACCGGTACGGCCTGTTAAGGGTGGATATTTATGATAACTGCAAGATCACCATGAAGAAATCGGGCACCTGGTTTAAGGAGCTGTCAGACCGGAATGGCTTTTAA